A window of Rhinatrema bivittatum chromosome 2, aRhiBiv1.1, whole genome shotgun sequence contains these coding sequences:
- the LOC115083254 gene encoding zinc finger MYM-type protein 1-like codes for MYHHNSGSQKRKQKRERKEEEEKLKKKKLIQQYFQKPQSDRGDEVQEMQTEASHETVEPSTSSCQVAAPVSISSVIEEEAETLCSMPPCAVSEDNADTRSCTSSPKRPVIIDEDSSSDQIVTSRVCTEVEEETPSCTNASSYPENNDVALNTTSIEQSHEEEIDWKDPALWPDVLKDKEREKIVLSGLFNVEQLKNMAQSLPKDADTRSFSDFLLYAKSSNGREKILRDWLRWSPSNKVLYCVTCMAFTNDSICKTGSMLSRNDGFDPSKHKWHLLYIKLPEHEHSSQHRRNYWRWRTLQNSIGGHGVDYEIQRNLSKEADKFIALLERLLDVTLHLASRNMAFRGSSQRIGEIHNGNFLGTLEILARYDNLQREHLEKVKASQEKGKKLSAHYLSWATQNEFINICGKHVLNSILSERKEAIYFSIICDSTPDSSHTEQNAIVLRYVYRKPQDGKWNIRERFIEFFDFFQKTGKEIADMIMFRLNEHAIDLKDCRGQGYDNGANMSGRIKGVRAKIQETYPTAIFCPCAAHSLNLVGVHAAASCPEMKTFFGSVNRLYVLFSSSPARWNTLIEEVGRSLHGLSDTRWSSRIEAVRPIAQNLPSILKALEKFLHPENSQMMRIQMPKVYMTIFYPFGQWF; via the coding sequence ATGTACCATCACAATTCTGGCTCTCAAAAACGGAAGCAGAAAAGAGAGCGtaaagaagaagaggaaaagttgaagaaaaaaaaactcatacAACAGTACTTTCAAAAGCCACAAAGTGACAGGGGAGATGAAGTTCAGGAAATGCAAACAGAAGCTTCTCATGAAACAGTTGAGCCGTCTACTTCATCCTGTCAGGTAGCTGCACCTGTGAGCATTTCTTCAGTGATAGAAGAAGAGGCTGAAACATTGTGTAGTATGCCACCATGTGCAGTATCAGAAGACAATGCAGACACACGGTCCTGCACCTCGTCACCGAAAAGACCTGTCATTATAGATGAAGATTCGTCTTCAGACCAAATTGTGACATCCCGTGTTTGTACAGAGGTGGAAGAAGAAACACCTTCCTGCACAAATGCAAGTTCCTACCCTGAGAATAATGATGTTGCCCTAAACACAACTTCAATAGAACAGTCACACGAGGAAGAAATTGACTGGAAAGACCCAGCACTATGGCCAGATGTCCTCaaagacaaagaaagagagaagattgtCCTTTCTGGACTTTTCAATGTCGAGCAATTAAAGAATATGGCACAATCACTACCTAAAGATGCTGACACTCGTTCTTTCAGTGATTTTCTTCTATATGCCAAGTCATCAAATGGACGTGAGAAGATTTTAAGAGATTGGCTGAGATGGAGTCCAAGCAATAAAGTACTGTATTGTGTAACTTGCATGGCATTTACTAATGACTCTATATGTAAAACAGGAAGCATGCTTAGTAGGAACGATGGTTTTGATCCATCGAAGCACAAGTGGCATCTGTTGTACATAAAGTTGCCAGAGCATGAACACTCTTCACAGCACAGAAGGAACTACTGGAGGTGGAGAACACTTCAAAATTCTATAGGTGGTCATGGTGTTGACTATGAGATTCAAAGAAATTTGTCGAAGGAAGCCGATAAGTTTATAGCTCTTTTAGAAAGACTTCTGGATGTCACATTGCATCTGGCTTCAAGAAACATGGCGTTCAGAGGAAGTTCTCAAAgaattggagaaatccataatgGCAATTTTTTGGGAACTTTGGAAATCTTGGCAAGATATGATAATTTACAGAGAGAGCATTTGGAAAAAGTCAAAGCTAgtcaggaaaagggaaagaaactTTCAGCTCATTATCTGTCTTGGGCCACACAAAACGAATTCATTAATATTTGTGGAAAACATGTCCTGAATTCTATATTGTCAGAAAGGAAAGAAGCAATATACTTTTCAATAATATGTGATTCTACACCTGATTCTTCACATACGGAACAGAATGCAATCGTTTTACGATACGTTTACAGAAAGCCCCAAGACGGAAAATGGAACATTCGGGAAAGATTCattgaattttttgatttttttcagaagACTGGAAAAGAAATTGCAGACATGATCATGTTTAGGTTGAATGAACATGCCATTGACCTTAAAGACTGCAGAGGACAGGGATATGACAATGGTGCCAACATGTCTGGCAGAATTAAAGGTGTAAGAGCCAAAATCCAGGAGACATACCCAACAGCTATTTTTTGTCCCTGTGCTGCACATTCTTTAAACCTTGTGGGAGTGCATGCAGCCGCAAGCTGCCCTGAAATGAAGACCTTTTTTGGAAGTGTTAACAGGTTATATGTTCTGTTCAGTAGCAGCCCTGCAAGATGGAACACATTGATTGAAGAAGTTGGAAGGTCCCTGCATGGTTTAAGTGACACTCGGTGGAGTTCAAGAATAGAGGCTGTACGTCCAATTGCGCAGAATCTGCCAAGCATTTTAAAGGCTCTGGAAAAGTTCTTGCATCCAGAAAACTCACAAATGATGCGCATTCAGATGCCCAAGGTCTATATGACTATTTTTTATCCTTTCGGGCAGTGGTTTTAG